A genome region from Maridesulfovibrio salexigens DSM 2638 includes the following:
- a CDS encoding GNAT family N-acetyltransferase produces MKSSISYGHLEPGEEAGASELIFKVFDKKVAPSFTEEGCSEFKSFATPEALRERIDQGAVILAARHDAKLVGVAEIRSLEHLCLLFVDSAEQGKGIGKVLIQMVADHCRDAGSSELTVNSSPNSRTFYESFGFIAQDSEQLKNGIRFVPMKYEFK; encoded by the coding sequence ATGAAATCTTCAATTTCTTATGGTCACTTGGAGCCGGGAGAAGAAGCCGGTGCTTCGGAGTTGATATTTAAAGTTTTCGATAAAAAAGTAGCCCCAAGTTTTACAGAGGAAGGGTGTTCAGAGTTTAAGTCTTTTGCAACTCCGGAAGCCTTGCGAGAGCGTATTGATCAGGGGGCTGTTATTTTAGCTGCAAGGCACGATGCCAAGCTTGTAGGTGTAGCTGAAATTCGTTCCTTAGAGCATCTGTGTCTGCTTTTTGTTGATTCTGCTGAGCAGGGTAAAGGTATTGGTAAAGTGCTGATTCAGATGGTAGCAGACCACTGTCGCGATGCAGGTTCCAGTGAGTTAACTGTCAATTCCTCTCCTAATTCCCGTACATTCTATGAAAGTTTTGGCTTTATTGCACAGGACTCAGAACAGCTTAAGAATGGTATTAGATTTGTGCCGATGAAGTATGAGTTTAAATAG